Proteins co-encoded in one Pelodiscus sinensis isolate JC-2024 chromosome 9, ASM4963464v1, whole genome shotgun sequence genomic window:
- the LOC142830619 gene encoding uncharacterized protein LOC142830619 has protein sequence MSAQRLHGAPLMADSPAGVQLCLKLAKEKGRISLPGERPWVDGFRDQTQPVENSMTVERSQGGAAFGRVFAGLAPTELAAVAEMSQLAPVLGDHKPIAMAGAPTWICGDCGKSFARKSDFKVHQRIHTGERPYQCSYCSKGFYQASMVRRHERTHTGEKPYRCSVCEKSFARSTSLLIHQNTHTGDRPYECPFCEKTFSDPSTLLQHRKMHMGLKPFHCGLCNKSFSQSSSFTFHRATHTNDRPFVCSECGKAFIRSTALLKHRQTHIQKAFRCGECGKVFPKLSGLRSHQRMHAQGHRLARELRDGERSRWIVPMLGFQAQDPRPQDCPLPSLAVQPESS, from the coding sequence ATGAGTGCACAGAGGCTTCACGGGGCACCACTCATGGCAGACAGCCCTGCAGGAGTGCAGCTGTGCCTTAAGCTGGCGAAGGAAAAGGGCCGGATTAGCCTGCCCGGGGAGCGCCCATGGGTGGATGGCTTTAGGGACCAGACCCAGCCTGTTGAGAACAGCATGACGGTGGAGCGCAGCCAGGGCGGGGCAGCGTTTGGCAGAGTCTTTGCTGGTTTGGCGCCTACCGAGCTGGCAGCGGTGGCAGAAATGAGCCAGCTGGCTCCAGTGCTCGGAGACCACAAGCCCATAGCCATGGCTGGTGCCCCGACCTGGATCTGCGGGGACTGCGGCAAGAGCTTTGCCAGGAAGTCAGACTTCAAAGTGCACCAGCGGATCCACACGGGAGAGAGGCCCTACCAGTGCTCCTACTGCAGCAAGGGCTTCTACCAGGCCTCCATGGTGCGGCGCCACGAGCGCACCCACACTGGCGAGAAGCCCTACCGCTGCTCCGTGTGCGAGAAGTCCTTCGCCCGCTCCACCTCGCTGCTGATCCACCAGAACACGCACACCGGCGACCGGCCCTACGAGTGCCCCTTCTGCGAAAAGACCTTCTCGGATCCCTCCACCCTGCTCCAGCACCGCAAGATGCACATGGGCCTCAAACCCTTTCATTGCGGCCTCTGCAACAAATCCTTCAGCCAGTCCTCCAGCTTCACCTTCCACCGGGCTACTCACACCAACGACCGCCCCTTTGTCTGCTCCGAGTGCGGCAAGGCCTTCATCCGCTCCACCGCCCTGCTCAAGCACCGCCAGACTCACATCCAGAAGGCCTTTCGCTGTGGGGAGTGTGGCAAGGTTTTCCCCAAGCTCTCCGGCCTCCGCTCCCACCAGCGGATGCATGCCCAAGGCCACCGGCTAGCGAGGGAGTTGAGGGATGGGGAGCGGAGCCGCTGGATCGTTCCCATGCTGGGATTCCAAGCCCAGGACCCTCGGCCCCAGGATTGTCCCCTCCCCAGCTTGGCTGTGCAGCCAGAATCCAGTTGA
- the ZNF648 gene encoding zinc finger protein 648: protein MASAECSERLAQECPGSSVAQRSLEDRKRTMNTWCANDESGGAEDAEESYSHYFRNGMRKEHDPESSSSMPRDSMPEGLLCEEDEVFYETFTLINAKGVAKKLNMMVSLHTKSNEDDEESSQETLCQKWHSRPVRKPAVLRHSPHGIKVCGRYVETVVTLDSDVDTPTSDSLQCSGMESIKSYVTRNGEGGVFPGNPSMDLDPIKELPQKSQRAVKRLNLKSANKPAEIAGSVGALKAATVRRVRTGLQQVPSSEGEERPYKCMQCGRAFKKSSNLLSHIDTHSGAKPYACELCGKAYSHQGTLQQHRRLHTGERPYKCPFCVKAYTWSSDYRKHIRTHTGEKPYKCLDCEKAFVRSSDLRKHQRNMHCNDKPFPCQECGKTFNKPLSLLRHQRTHLGEKPFHCPDCGKEFAVASRMVEHQRIHTGERPFSCAICGKSFTKSSNLFEHQTLHTGERPFKCSECGMAFAQSSRLIRHQRIHTGERPFSCAECGQAFARSSTLKRHQQIHSEEKAYLCSDCGKSFRHASQLTQHMRVHTGERPYQCAQCCKAFTQSTHLIRHQAKHGASNREPFSSSDE, encoded by the coding sequence ATGGCAAGCGCAGAATGCTCTGAGAGGCTGGCCCAGGAATGCCCCGGCAGCAGCGTGGCTCAGAGATCCCTTGAGGACAGGAAGAGGACCATGAACACATGGTGTGCAAACGATGAGAGCGGGGGTGCGGAGGATGCAGAGGAAAGCTACAGTCATTATTTTCGGAACGGCATGCGGAAGGAACACGATCCAGAGTCCAGCAGCTCCATGCCGAGAGACAGCATGCCAGAGGGTCTTCTGTGTGAGGAAGATGAGGTCTTTTATGAGACCTTCACTCTTATCAATGCCAAGGGGGTGGCCAAGAAGTTGAACATGATGGTCAGTCTTCACACGAAGAGCAATGAGGATGATGAGGAAAGCAGCCAGGAGACTCTGTGTCAGAAGTGGCACAGCCGGCCAGTGAGGAAACCTGCTGTTCTTCGGCACAGCCCGCACGGCATAAAGGTTTGTGGCAGGTACGTGGAGACTGTGGTTACCCTAGACAGTGATGTGGACACCCCAACCAGCGACAGTCTGCAATGCAGTGGCATGGAAAGCATCAAGAGCTACGTGACCAGGAACGGAGAAGGAGGGGTGTTTCCAGGAAATCCAAGTATGGACTTGGATCCAATCAAAGAGCTTCCCCAAAAAAGCCAGAGAGCAGTGAAGAGGCTGAACCTGAAATCTGCCAACAAGCCAGCTGAGATAGCGGGCAGCGTCGGGGCCCTGAAGGCAGCCACAGTGAGGAGGGTCAGGACTGGGCTGCAGCAGGTGCCCAGCAGCGAGGGGGAGGAGCGGCCTTATAAATGCATGCAGTGTGGACGGGCCTTTAAGAAATCCAGCAACCTCCTGAGCCACATTGACACACACAGCGGGGCCAAGCCGTACGCCTGTGAGCTGTGCGGCAAGGCCTACTCACACCAGGGcaccctgcagcagcacaggcggCTGCACACAGGCGAGCGCCCCTACAAGTGCCCGTTCTGCGTCAAGGCCTACACCTGGTCCTCGGACTACCGCAAACACATCCGCACGCACACCGGCGAGAAGCCCTACAAGTGCCTGGACTGCGAGAAGGCCTTTGTGCGCTCTTCAGACCTGCGCAAACACCAGCGCAACATGCACTGCAATGACAAacctttcccctgccaggagtgcggcaagaccttcaacaagccgCTCTCGCTACTGCGCCACCAACGCACCCACCTGGGGGAGAAGCCTTTCCACTGCCCAGACTGTGGCAAGGAGTTTGCCGTGGCCAGCCGCATGGTAGagcaccagcgcatccacacggGGGAGCGCCCCTTTTCCTGCGCCATCTGCGGCAAGTCGTTCACCAAGTCCTCCAACCTCTTTGAGCACCAGACGCTGcacaccggcgagcgcccctTCAAGTGTTCTGAGTGCGGCATGGCCTTTGCCCAGTCCTCGCGCCTCATCCGccaccagcgcatccacaccgGCGAGCGACCCTTCTCCTGCGCCGAGTGCGGGCAGGCCTTTGCCCGGTCCTCCACCCTCAAGAGGCACCAGCAGATCCACAGCGAGGAGAAGGCCTACCTGTGCTCAGACTGCGGCAAGTCCTTCCGCCATGCCTCGCAGCTCACCCAGCACATGCGGGTGCACACGGGGGAACGGCCTTACCAGTGCGCGCAGTGTTGCAAGGCCTTCACCCAGTCTACCCACCTCATCCGCCACCAGGCCAAGCATGGTGCCAGTAATAGGGAGCCATTCTCCTCTTCTGACGAATGA